GACACGCCCTAATTTCATTAAAGATACTCTATAGTTTTAATCTGGAAATATTCCTAATTCTTGCAGTCTGCGATCGAAGGATTTCTCCCAAGCTCCTTGATGTGATAAGTAAAACTGAGCCTGAGAAGTTGACTTTAAGCTAGTAATCTCTACTTTACCTGTTTTTCCCTGAAAAGGAGGGTACGGAAGCTTACGATAAAAGTAGGTCGCATTATTCATTTCAGAGAACTCTACTATATAGAACCCCCCTATTTTTATCATAAAAGCGTTTGCAGCATTACTTTTACCAACAATCCTTTTAAATCGCCCAGCATTATTTCTCTTAAACTCTGCTTGTTGCGCTGTTGGATAACGCATTGCTTGATCATTTAAGAATATTTCTGAAAGCGTGACTTGTTTGAGAAATCTCATCCAGTAATTAAACCTTCGAACATCGGCACTACTACCAAAAACGGTAAAGAAGGCTTCTAAATCTGCTCTAACAAACCATTGAATCACCATTTTTTTGGTATCCAGGCTGACGTTACGCCAGCCTGCCGATGAGTCGTATTGAGGATTACCCCACTGCGTCAAACAGATGCTCTTTAAGACTTCATGTACTATCGTACGTCTTGAGGTTGTTGCATAACGTTCAAGTAGCGCTGTTAAGATGTCTTTGGTATAGATTGGGTTTTGTTCTAATAAACGCAGAAAGCGAGGGATGGCTTCGAGGTAATCGTCCTCTCTCATCGTTTTAACAGACTTGATAGATGAGCTTACTAAACTATCCCAAAACCAACTATTCGGTGCGATACTTAGGCTTTCTAGCTGACTACTTACTCTTTCCTCATCGCTATTATGTAAAAAGTTACGAATGAATTTTTTGGAAGGGTCTGCTGATAGTAGTTCAGGATGTTCAGTTAACGTCGTTAGCCATTTTTTAGGACGTGTGGTGGTTTGAA
The sequence above is a segment of the Psychrobacter fulvigenes genome. Coding sequences within it:
- a CDS encoding EH signature domain-containing protein; the protein is MSIADLKQRLNQSVERFSEPAQAQNKFARPHKLIKTLDIIERKFDDMENTQPIEAKIINSIKKLERHGTEYLTKRDWKNLAWSLSKKLSNYEDKILFTFIGSQLVEQFNNMKPELLKAVYFPLLYSYFAVEQDEINKRPNNWLGLKNILSTNRSSLFQTTTRPKKWLTTLTEHPELLSADPSKKFIRNFLHNSDEERVSSQLESLSIAPNSWFWDSLVSSSIKSVKTMREDDYLEAIPRFLRLLEQNPIYTKDILTALLERYATTSRRTIVHEVLKSICLTQWGNPQYDSSAGWRNVSLDTKKMVIQWFVRADLEAFFTVFGSSADVRRFNYWMRFLKQVTLSEIFLNDQAMRYPTAQQAEFKRNNAGRFKRIVGKSNAANAFMIKIGGFYIVEFSEMNNATYFYRKLPYPPFQGKTGKVEITSLKSTSQAQFYLSHQGAWEKSFDRRLQELGIFPD